In Brassica napus cultivar Da-Ae chromosome A3, Da-Ae, whole genome shotgun sequence, the sequence TTGTCAATTAGGTGAATAGCCAAAAGAATCGGTAGTTTTGTATAGATATGAGAAGATAGGGGAACTTTgggaaatataaaaaagtttctGTTAATGAGcgtaaataatgaaaataaatgaaagaaGCAAGTGCAATGTAATGGTTGTGTTATTGTAAAATTGTTACAAACAGAAAGAACTCAAGGGCAGCAAAACTGAAATAAAgttactaaaaaaaaacaaagtgaaAATAATACTTCTAAATCCAAACCTGCTTCTCTcccaagagaaaaaaaaaacacattgtaTTATGTCAAGACATGAAACAAGAAGACAACAAAGCTCCTAGAGACAACTCTCTGCCTCATTTGTGATCCCCATCTGAAAGCTTAAGCCTCAACAAATGACCAACGATAAGGAACCTAGATGGACACTTCTTTATTCGGTCTCTCTCTCAGAGGCTGAATCAACTTTCTGTTTTATCATCGTCTCAGCTTGCTGAATTGCTCTCTGTGATCCTGTGATAGTCACTTTCCTGTCCATTTTTTGCCATTTCAAATGTTTAGACATGAGAGGTATTCAACACACTGTTCGGTTATAACTCTGTTAGCTTTTTACCTATCAGTGGTTCCAGACATGAAATCTCCTCGGTCTGATATTTTAATACGAGCACCGGTCATCTGAGTGATTTCCATGATGTTTCTTCCTCCACGACCAAGGACCAAGCCTATATGCTCATCCGACACACCAATTGTCACCGTGCTACCAGCCTCTTCCTGGAATGTATACCAAAAACAAAGCTTAAGAAATGATCAAACGAACGAAATCATCTCTGAGTGCATCTACATGAACAGGGTTGAACATATATTATGCAAAATTATACACCACACTTCAATATATATTCATAAACAGGGTGGAATATGATGCAAAGAGACTAACCTTTTGGTGGTTTTGATACCTCCCTCCAGAACCGTTGTGTGCGTAGTTAGCCGAATTGTATCCCGCTGTTGCAACAGAAGGAAGCACATACGCATATGGATGACCATGAAAACCAGAGTAGGAAAGACCTAAAATGTCGATTTAAAAGGAACTTACAAGAAAAATAAGCTTAACAATTGACAAGCACCATACACAATCCCCAAAGTAAGATAGAAATTCCATGTGAGATGAAAGATACTTAAACCCATTACTACCTAGTTGACATCTGATAATGTACATAGTGTACACCCAAAGAATAGTCCAGAAGTGATCTAAATAAACTTTaatgaggaaaaaaaaaactaactaagcTAATACTGAGTTGATATACCTGCATACGAATATGGGGAATGTACATTCTGGGAGTAATGATCGTCCTCGGTAAGCTTAGCCAAAATCAAATCAACAGCCCGCATCTGCTCCTCGAAGGTTCCAGACAATGTCACTAGCCTATCACTCAACCCATAGAAGGTATTATCCAGAGGGGATATCTTAATACCAGCTTTAGATTCCTCAATGAATGACCTGTGTCAATAGAAATAAATGTCTTTTAACGGTTGGTGACAGCAGTACTACTGAAGTCAATATTCCTAACGCCAAAAAAAATGCAAAGCcatattctaaaaattaaagagaaattAGACATCCCTAACTAACACTAATACTTCAAACTGAGTCATCTCTACTATCCAGAAAACTCTTTGCATCTGTTATAGGATCTTGACTTGTTTATGTATGGAATGAGCATGGAAACAATGCAAGGACACGACCAGATGCATTCTAGATGTAAGTTGGTGATTTTAGTGTGCTATATAATAAAAGGTGATAAGGGAAACAGAGCATCGAGGCTCTGACAATCTCATAGTATCTTCTGCCACaaattcagaacaaaaaaaaaaacttacttgaTGGTGGCCCCTCCTTTTCCAATAATGCCTCCACAAGAACTGTTAGGAACCACAAGTCTTAGTCTTCTCCTAGGCTCAACATCACTACCCTCTTCAGCATGAAGCTAAACAAACAAATAGAAAAGTCAAAACTGCTCTCGTCATAACAAACTATGTATACATTAGTTAAATGATATACCTCGCTGTGCAATTTATCAAGGATAAGTTCAAGACCATTGACAACTTCTTTAATGGATCCCGATATCATAATAATTCTATCGGTCGTCCCAGGGAAAAACTCTTGGTTACGCGAGAGCTGGATCCGAGCACCGGACTTAGCCTGAAACTCAGTGATGGTGGAGCCTCCTTTCCCAATGACAGAACCAGCCGCCGCATTGGATACAAGAAACCGAATGTGCGTTGGCTTCTCAGCAGAGTCTGCAAAGGCAGAGAAAAATCATTATAAAgtcaaagagagaaagagagagagcatAGAATCCTCATCAGTAGTTGAGCTAAACGTTGAATTGAAAATTCGAAAAaggcagaaaaaaaaacaatctttactaaaaaaaaaacatacaacctcgattaaaaaaaacatatatgaagaTGAATTTGATCTAACTCAAATCACATAATTATTTGGTTATTTTCctaagtataattattttgcaTTCTAAACAAGTTACTAGATTTTCTTCAATAGtcatgttcgtttggttgccgcagttTTCGGCGTCGGCTTCAATAAAAAtagttgttgttcgtttcgtAGACGCTGACGCAGTACCGGCGTCAATGAAACGAACaagagtttattaaaaaaattgacgcCGGCTGCgtcaaccaaacgaacagcacCAAATCTACGATGTCAATATCACACGGAAATGCATTATCTTTGCTCAAAAAGAGCAGATCGGATCGGGAATACCATCTTCGGAAGGTTCAGGGGATCTGTTGGTGAGCTCTTCAGGGGGATACGACTCGGTGGACTCCATTGCCGCTGCATAAGATATATAAGAATCGAATCGAATCGAATCGAATCAATCGACATTACCAATACAAAAGGAGATAAGAGTCGTTCGTGGGAATCTGAGATTGAGATAAGAAAATTCAAAGAGTTACCTCTGTTCTCGCACAAATTCGAATCTCCTCCTTACTTCCGTCACCGACACTCTCTCAAGCCTGTGGTTTTCTGAATCTGAGAAGGAGTTAGTCTGCGTCTCTGGACACTTGCTGGATTCCTCGGATTCGTCGTCTTTGTCGCCGAGCGATCTGTGAAGTGAATTGAAGGTTTGGCTCTTTGTGTCTTTCCACTAATCTATTTCTATCCACTTGCTTATTCtattgtttttttccttttttaatcttattattttatagttaaatatctttttttttttttttggggcaaatttatagttaaatatctaaaattattaaatcaaCTCAACTTTCACTAAATTACGATGACAAATAAGTTGGTGATTACACATTATTAGATTAGGTGATTTTATCTTTTCAAAATCAattattaatttagtataaaaatcaattattaaacattgaattcttttttttttgcatccattaaatgtttttctttgaACTTTGAATTTTTCATAGTTTGTTAGTTATAcattggcaaaaaaaaaaagttagtgaTTACACATTATTAGATTTTCAAACTATACAACACATCAGAGTTGACAAAGAAGATAATAGATACTTAGATTAGATACCATTAATGGTAATGCATGTCTATTATTTGGATTGGTCCATTAATGAATGTCAATAGTATTAGTTATAATGTGATTTAAGTATTTAGTCCGACAATAATGGGAAGTGGCAACCAGTATTTGCCTCATGACAATGCTATGCAGATTAATTAGTGAAATTTTTATTAGTCATAGTTTTTCTCGGTATCACAAATTAAAATTGGGAGAAGACCAACCAAATCAAGTTGCattatactttaattttataattagcaATTACTTCTCGTTATATAATTTCAATTAGACCCATGCGGTTAGATATTTATTTCATGGGCTCTTATTGGGCCTGCTTACAACACTCGCCGTATTTTAACTGTAGTGATACACCGCGCGTAAAGCTGGTGGTGATGGTTGTCCTCCCGATCGCCGGTTGTGGTTGCTCAAAATGACAAATTTGATGGTAAGCATCACTTTATATGATTCTACTAAAAACCCCATTTCGAAAGCATGCTCCTTTTTGTAATTTAGATTTGGTGATTGTTAACATTTGTTATTTTCTAGTTATGCAGCTTCTATGGTGAACCGGGTATCATGTGATAGCACTCTGGAGGGTTCATCAGAGCAACGGATTACTTCAGATGCAGTCATTGAGGTTATCTAAGTGCTTAGTTAATGAGTGTATTGTTGTGGTGTTTCTGACTTATTTGGCAATTGTAGGTCAATATAGAGGTTTCTTTTGCGTTTAGAGTGTTTCCTGTGGGAGCTATAGAGGCGACGGGGACGCAAGTTCTTGACCAGATTCTTAGACTCATGCTACCACGATTCTTGTCTCAGGTATGAAGGGAAACATATCTGTACTATTACCTTTTATGATCACTTATCTTGCGTCAATGTGACCCGTTTCATTGGTTCTTTGTGGCCACCATGTTTTTAAACTGAAAGATCATCCTGGCTCCTTGAAATATAATCTTGACATACTCTTTTACTCGTGATTCTAGCTCTCCAAAGACTATCAAGCCATGGGCTTCCGGAGACACTTCAAGGCAACCTCTTGGGACTGGCGAGATCTGATAGTAGATCAAAATGGACCTTACCTGGCTCAGAGAAGTCTTCATCTTTTTCAAATGTGTTCTTGTAAAATGACCATAGATGAGTTTGAATTCTCTGGAATAAAATTCTTTGATAGAATGGTTGTTTGTTCCACTTTATTTAGGAATGTCAATTGGTCCAGCCAAAGCCCATAATATGCAAAAcccataaatatttaaatttgaccCGACCTTAAAATGTGCCGTATTTTACCTAGCCCAAAGTATATTTTTAGCTGATTCAAGGGGAAAAAAATTCAGCTAAACCATCCGGTTAAACTGGTTTAATGATTAGCCTCAGTCATAGATTTAATTGCTAAAAGTGTGAGTTAAATCTTGTATATAGGTTGAACTAGACCAGATTAATTGTAATATTAGATTAGACAACAGTTGTTCTTTTAGGACAAGAActcatgttttctttttcattccATTAATCAAATCTTAGTACAAGCTAAACAGTCATGAACTAAGTAGAGCTTTAGATGAGATGGGATATAAAGCCATCTCTTTTAGACCAGACCACAACTCATGTGAAACTCTGATACTGTTCGAGTAAGACAAAATAGTAAAAGCACCAAAGCAGTTAAATCTTTTAAATGGTAAAAACAACTAATGTGGTGAAAGGTGAGATCATTACCCTATTTAAATGTGTAGGCATGGCTCCGATCTTTGGCCACAGTACCATTCAATACTTTCTGTTTCAATGTCATTAAAAATGTTTGGTCTAATTCCATTTATTTCATCTCTACCCCTTGTAACCTAATTTTATAAgctatttaattacatatccatCGTATATATTCACAAAACTTAATAATGGAACTGTATTTCAGTAGTAAGTAGTaaccagaagaagaaaaaaaaaaaaaaaagactacatATAGATCAGTATATTCAGTTGACGTTCGTTTTATAATATGATACTAGAAAGTTTTGCAGACTTCATGATGGTAATACTGTACCAAACAAACCCGGCTAATTATTGTACCCCACTAgccaacatttttttaataacctGTTGATTTGATACTAATATCgaataatatttgatttcatgtgctggaataatcatcattgttgattctTACGGCGTGTTATATAAAGTACTACATTTTTATTGTAGGTACTTTCACGCACgatctaataaaataaacctGATCAAACATAATTAACAAGGATCATGGAAATTAATACTCTATGTTTTTCATCAATCATCATCGTGCTTATCCACCTTTGTTTACATCGCATTCACAAGATCTCCATAATGAAAAGTAAATCTACAatgtaaactatattatattgtttaacCTCTTTTGTTTAATCTCATACTTGGTAATGTTTGTACTTGTTGCTAATTGACGTCATCCCATTGTTAAAGATCAAATTTGTCGATAATATGTCAGTAAGTAGTAAATATTGACAATGTTTATACGAGTATAGCTCGACCCTCTACAATATTCAAATATCAAAAGAAACTCATATCAAAAACTCATACATTACGTATATCTCAAGTGATTCAGAATAACATGTAGTTCAAATTCGTTTCTCACAATATCAATTCATAATTATAAgcactttttcaaaaaaaaaaaaaaatcaattcataAGCGAAGAAGACGATTGCAACATTTCACGAGTTTTCGAAGTTGTGTAAGTTAATCCAAAAATCCTTAAATAAAGTAAGCCATTTAAAAAgtccttaaataaaacttttaacaCTCTCGACGCTGTGAATAAGAATGAAGTAagccttttaaaaaaaatcattaacaaaattaaatttcgAAGCATATGCGTTGACTTAGTAGCATCTTAATGAATCTTTCAGATTAACGCTGATTTATCAACAAAATGTTCATTATGTCCAGATTTACAATAGaaatacattaatcatatacaaCTAGTTTctatgaagttacaaaaaaaaaaaaaactattgaagTGTATGAAGTATTGATCTATACGATTTTCCGAGTACGTGACGGATGGGCATTCCTAACAAATTTTAGATTAATTTTTCTAGGAGACGTCATCCACAAACAACATTAATTTACCGATCCCAAAGCCATATTTATCGCTCTACCTGTCGGCTCAAAAAAATGTCAGAGATCAACATGAATTTCCGATCAACTTTACTCGATTACAATAGTTACTTTAATTAGCTTGTAAAATAAGCAACAatctattcaaaaatattaatttaaaatagttgGATCAAGGCATCATTATCTTTTCTCGTGACGTCTTTCACAAGACACGCGACTATTACACATCTCATCCTACCATACCAAACCAACACCTGAAACGCCATTACATGAACTTTTAACCTTATAACTTTTTATCATTTTACATaatctaattttattaattacttgTTTAATCTGAACTTCATGTCTTCAGTATTCTCACTAACATTTCGAGTTTTTAGATAATCTTGATGATGCTGAtttcttttttaacttttagtaTCATCAGAATATGTAATGTTAATTAGATCGGATCATCGAGAGGCATGATGATGCACACCATGGTAACACATTATATACATCTATCGTGGCCGACAAAAATAATTGCTTGCAAAggcaactcattttcactctttCTCTCGTGACATCTCTCACTCACATGGTTATTTTGAGATTGCTACGTGTATCTAATTAATTACCATCATAACATATGTTACATTGATTCCATAATTCTTATTGATCATTCACGAATTTCATAGAGCTGTTTACGTCTAAGAGTACTTTTCCATTGTTTGTTGCATGTTCACATACTTTGTAACTGAGGCATACTTTTCCCCTTACTTTAGCTATTTTTCTCTCCAAAAAACCCTTCTGGTGGACAAACTTTCTAACTATGGTTAAGTCTAAAGGAGCCAAGCAATTACATTTGAGATTGTCGTTATATGGGCTGGTTGTaataaattagtcaaaaattGGAAGGTACATGAAACAGTGGGATTATTATGAGCCGTTAgatgtatatatttttggaaaggATTGGACAGCCCTCGTTTAAAGCAGTACAAGGATGCTTGAAGCGGTAAAAGAGATTTATTAATTGCTTATTCttatcttctttctcctctgaAAGCAGAAAAACCTTCGGCGACCAAATCTGTGGGTAATGTTTCGAAGAGACCTAGATTATGATGGATCCATCTTTGTTTTGGTGTTGTTCTGAAACGATGTCTACCTATGTTTTTGCAGGTGCAACAACTTGTGGTCACGACATGGACGAGTATTGCATGGTCATGTCCTGTTCATAAGAGAGGACAACTGCGGTACTGATGTTGTGGGGAAGGTCTTCAATGCCGAGGACACTAACCGTAGAACTTATAGCTGCACCACCAACAACGCTTTCGACCATACCGTCGTCACTGGCGGGCCGAGTTCCTCCAACGCCAAAACGAAACCGGAGGAGGAAGAAGTGAAatttccatggtcgagaaaccCTGGTCACGACAATGTGGTCACACCGGCACAGAGTGAGACGCGTAAACTAGAAGTGGTCGacgaagaggagttcgaaattCTGCCCCTGTTTGTTGCAAAGAGCCGTTTCGGAAGACGGCGATCTGGTAGGGAACACACGCCAGTGTATGCATGACGAGTTGAAAGGAATTAGTTAGAAATAAGGTTATGTAAGAAAGATTCGAGATTTCGGAGAAGAGAATACATACCAGTCATTGTTCGCCGGAGAAGCGGCTAATATCAGTGACTCACTTGGAGGATGGCGAAGAAGACGGCATGATTCTGGAGCTGCGCCGCGAAGAGAACAATCGACGATGTATAGGATTCAGAGACTGTGTTGAGTAATTGTagatttgagagaagagaagatgaaattgtGTTGAGTAATGGGAGATTTAGGAGAATCTCGGAGATGGATACGACGTGAATATATAACTGCGGTGGGGAGAGGGGAATAAACAATATCTAGGGTTACGGTAAGGTGGATGAAATTGGCTgaggtaaaaataaaaaataaaagtagcGTAAAAGGTGTTAACTAAACTAAAGGTGTAAAAAGTGTTAACTAAACTAGAGGTGTTTCTGGTTGTGGGGTATTTAAGTCATTTGAGTCTAATAAAGTACTGGACAAGTAGAGAGTATGTCTATATGATATGGAAGAAGGAAAAAGTATGTGTAAgtgtaaaattttcaatttcatatgTCCATCTTACGAAAGTGCATCTAACACTGAACTGCTTCGGCTTTCACTGTT encodes:
- the LOC106428359 gene encoding protein BTR1 isoform X1, translated to MESTESYPPEELTNRSPEPSEDDSAEKPTHIRFLVSNAAAGSVIGKGGSTITEFQAKSGARIQLSRNQEFFPGTTDRIIMISGSIKEVVNGLELILDKLHSELHAEEGSDVEPRRRLRLVVPNSSCGGIIGKGGATIKSFIEESKAGIKISPLDNTFYGLSDRLVTLSGTFEEQMRAVDLILAKLTEDDHYSQNVHSPYSYAGLSYSGFHGHPYAYVLPSVATAGYNSANYAHNGSGGRYQNHQKEEAGSTVTIGVSDEHIGLVLGRGGRNIMEITQMTGARIKISDRGDFMSGTTDRKVTITGSQRAIQQAETMIKQKVDSASERETE
- the LOC106428359 gene encoding protein BTR1 isoform X2, with the protein product MESTESYPPEELTNRSPEPSEDDSAEKPTHIRFLVSNAAAGSVIGKGGSTITEFQAKSGARIQLSRNQEFFPGTTDRIIMISGSIKEVVNGLELILDKLHSELHAEEGSDVEPRRRLRLVVPNSSCGGIIGKGGATIKSFIEESKAGIKISPLDNTFYGLSDRLVTLSGTFEEQMRAVDLILAKLTEDDHYSQNVHSPYSYAAGYNSANYAHNGSGGRYQNHQKEEAGSTVTIGVSDEHIGLVLGRGGRNIMEITQMTGARIKISDRGDFMSGTTDRKVTITGSQRAIQQAETMIKQKVDSASERETE